One window of the Daphnia pulex isolate KAP4 chromosome 8, ASM2113471v1 genome contains the following:
- the LOC124200744 gene encoding uncharacterized protein LOC124200744: MKHAAIECLSSFKNSLSLNRSKHLLILGTGIAGLYLVGQIYVSYKKAQRSFIIFTGRNGLLWRRIWLSFISLNGENSRPMFLRSPLKLETYLRMTGIPNENKFEEPMGLKGKTPWITLNGDKIADSQLCMELLARKFHKDCSSHLSPKEQAIVRSFHIMAEEHLYYFI, encoded by the exons ATGAAGCACGCTGCTATCGAATGTCTGtcttcattcaaaaattcgtTGTCATTAAATCGCAGCAAACATTTACTCATTCTTGGCACTGGAATTGCTGGACTGTATCTTGTTGGACAAATCTACGTCTCTTACAAGAAAGCCCAACGCAG ttttattatttttacaggaAGAAATGGGCTTCTGTGGAGAAGAATATGGTTATCCTTCATCAGTTTGAACGGGGAAAATTCACGCCCAATGTTTCTCCGTAGCCCCCTGAAGTTGGAGACATACCTGAGAATGACTGGCATTCCTAATGAG AATAAATTTGAGGAACCAATGGGTCTCAAAGGTAAAACTCCATGGATCACACTTAATGGTGACAAGATTGCTGACTCACAGCTGTGCATGGAGCTGTTGGCCAGAAAGTTCCACAAAGATTGCAGTTCTCACTTGTCACCCAAAGAGCAAGCCATAGTGAGGTCATTCCACATTATGGCTGAGGAGCATCTCTATTA TTTTATTTAG
- the LOC124200745 gene encoding histone H2B.3-like, translated as MPPKVSGKTAKKAGQAQKNIAKGDEKKKRKRKESYAIYIFKVLKQVHPDTGISSKAMTIMNSFVNDIFERIAGESSRLAHYNKRSTITSREIQTAVRLLLPGELAKHAVSEGTKAVTKYTSTK; from the coding sequence ATGCCCCCTAAAGTAAGCGGGAAAACTGCGAAGAAGGCCGGCCAAGCCCAGAAGAATATTGCCAAAGgagacgagaagaagaagcgcaagagGAAGGAGAGCTACGCCATTTACATCTTCAAAGTGTTGAAGCAGGTCCACCCCGACACTGGCATCTCCTCCAAAGCCATGACCATCATGAACAGCttcgtcaacgacattttcgagCGCATCGCTGGAGAGTCGTCCCGTCTTgcccactacaacaagcgTTCGACCATCACTAGCCGGGAAATCCAGACGGCCGTCCGTCTGCTCTTGCCCGGTGAGTTGGCCAAGCACGCCGTGTCTGAAGGCACCAAGGCAGTGACCAagtacaccagcaccaagtaa
- the LOC124200746 gene encoding membrane metallo-endopeptidase-like 1 has product MAAFIYRGQQNDPSKVFDSETLAMVSSSAAAFTVSSHKVLDLDKATKSDADPSAKSANGDVCNTSGCVLAAAEILKNMDKTVNPCEDFYSFACGGFETRNVIPDDQSSVTTFSLISDEVTEQLRSLIERPTKETDAAEPFKLIKKVRI; this is encoded by the exons ATGGCCGCTTTCATCTACCGAGGCCAGCAAAACGACCCCTCAAAAG TGTTCGATAGTGAAACTCTTGCCATGGTCTCGTCCTCTGCCGCAGCCTTTACCGTCAGCAGTCACAAAGTTCTCGATTTGGACAAGGCCACCAAATCCGACGCCGATCCTTCGGCCAAAAGCGCCAACGGCGACGTTTGCAACACTTCCGGCTGCGTCCTGGCAG CGGCCGAGATCCTGAAAAATATGGACAAGACGGTGAATCCTTGCGAGGATTTCTACTCGTTCGCTTGCGGCGGATTCGAAACGAGGAACGTGATTCCGGACGACCAGTCGAGCGTGACGACTTTCAGTTTGATTAGCGACGAAGTGACGGAGCAGCTGCGGTCGCTCATCGAGAGGCCCACCAAAGAAACGGACGCTGCTGAGCCGTTCAAGCTGATCAAGAAAGTACGTATTTAA
- the LOC124200747 gene encoding DNA-directed RNA polymerase, mitochondrial-like yields the protein MMLTALYCQRKGITVASIHDCFWTHPCTVAEMNKICRQQFVSLHSQPILEDLSKFLVSQFAVRASGADADDDTPKGLARHRLNQIISEVPRRGMFDLRLVLDSVYFFS from the exons ATGATGCTAACGGCGCTCTATTGCCAACGAAAAGGCATCACTGTTGCGTCCATTCACGATTGTTTCTGGACTCACCCTTGCACTGTGGCAGAAATGAATAAg atcTGCCGACAACAATTCGTCTCTCTCCACTCTCAGCCTATTTTGGAAGATCTTTCAAAGTTTTTGGTCTCACAGTTTGCCGTCCGAGCGAG tggtgCCGATGCTGACGATGACACGCCCAAAGGACTTGCAAGACACAGATTGAATCAAATTATAAGTGAAGTGCCTAGACGCGGTATGTTTGATTTGCGCCTTGTTCTCGACTCGGTCTACTTCTTTTCCTAA
- the LOC124200749 gene encoding solute carrier family 35 member F6-like produces the protein KRSFDCAELFLSKWSSVELLYSIVEKISEILRRPLNSIPEAIIIFTGLLSTAFLGRLLKAHEWLGMLTVIMGLSVVGSSDFIFGSGSSNNSINSIITGDLLIVMAQIVTASQMVWEEKFVTKHNVPLLQAVGWEGNFGFVTLSLLLIPMYFLRVGPPFSSNPRMLLEDALDGFIQMRNNPMIILAMSGTVISIAFFYFAGVSVTKELSATTRMVLDSVRTLVIWSVSLSLQWQQFYWPQIIGFALLVMGMGLYNNIINASICKCRRGSDSEPLLGVNEDQSINEEEGRPSVIH, from the exons aaaagaagtttcGATTGTGCAGAATTGTTTCTCAGTAAATGGTCTTCTGTAGAATTGCTTTATAGCATAGTTGAGAAAATATCCGAGATACTTCGGCGCCCATTAAACTCGATTCCGGAAGCAATCATTATTTTCACTGGACTTTTGTCCACAGCTTTCCTAGGGAGGCTTTTAAAAGCGCATGAATGGCTTGGAATGTTAACCGTCATCATGGGTCTGAGTGTGGTGGGCTCTTCCGATTTCATCTTTGGCTCTGGTAGCAGCAACAACTCAATCAACAGCATTATCACTGGTGATCTGCTGATTGTTATGGCGCAAATCGTTACAGCCAGCCAAATGGTATGGGAAGAGAAATTTGTTACCAAACACAATGTGCCATTGTTGCAGGCCGTCGGCTGGGAGggtaattttggttttgtaaCCCTGTCCCTCTTGCTTATTCCTATGTATTTCCTTCGTGTGGGACCTCCATTTAGCTCTAATCCTCGTATGCTCCTTGAAGATGCTCTGGATGGTTTCATCCAAATGCGTAATAACCCAATGATTATTCTCGCCATGTCag GTACTGTGATAAGtatcgcatttttttatttcgctgGTGTCAGCGTCACAAAGGAATTGTCAGCGACCACTCGTATGGTTCTGGATTCGGTACGAACGCTTGTTATTTGGAGCGTAAGTCTATCTCTTCAATGGCAACAATTTTATTGGCCTCAG ATTATTGGATTTGCTTTGCTTGTGATGGGCATGGGCTTGTACAATAACATTATCAACGCTTCGATTTGCAAGTGCCGCCGCGGATCGGACTCGGAGCCACTTTTAGGGGTTAATGAAGACCAATCCATCAATGAGGAAGAAGGAAGACCTAGTGTTATCCACTAG